CAGCTCGTTGGCGTCGTCGACCGCGCCCAGTTCCTGCAGCAGCTGGTAGCCGTCGGCGATCGCGCGGCCTTGCGGCGGTTCGACGAAGGGGAAGGTCTCGACGTCCGTCAGGTGCAGCGACTTCATGCGCAGGATGACGGCCGCCAGCGAGGAACGCAGGATCTCCGGGTCCGTGAACTTCGGGCGCTGCAGGAAATCGTCTTCCTCGTACAGGCGGATGCAGACGCCGTCGGCCACGCGGCCGCAGCGGCCGGCGCGCTGGTTGGCCGCCGACTGCGCGATCGCCTCGACCTGCAGCTGCTCGACCTTGTTGCGATAGCTGTAGCGCTTCACGCGCGCCAGGCCGGAATCGACCACGTAGCGGATGCCGGGTACGGTCAGCGAGGTCTCGGCCACGTTGGTCGCCAGCACGATGCGGCGCGCGTTGGTGGTCTTGAAGACACGGTCCTGCTCCTCGACCGACAGCCGGGCGAACAACGGAAGGATCTCGACGTGCGGCGGGTGCTGCTTGCGCAGGGCCTCGGCGCAGTCGCGGATCTCGCGCTCGCCGGGCAGGAACACCAGCACGTCGCCCTGTCCCAGGCGGCACAGTTCGTCGACGCCGTCGACCACGGCGTCGATCAGGTCGCGCTTGTCGCGCGCGGCCTGGGCCTTGGTGGCCGGCTTGTCGCCGCCGCCAGTGGATGCGGCGACCGGGTCGCGGTCGACCGGGCGATAGCGCACCTCGACCTTGTACAGGCGGCCCGAGACCTCGATCACCGGCACCGGCTTGTCAGGCGTGCCGAAATGGCGCGCGAAGCGCTCGGCGTCGATGGTCGCCGAGGTGATGATCACCTTCAGGTCCGGACGGCGCGGCAGGAGCTGCTTCAGGTAGCCGAGCAGGAAGTCGATGTTCAGGCTGCGTTCGTGCGCCTCGTCGATGATGATGGTGTCGTAGGCCTTGAGCAGCGGGTCGGTCTGGGTCTCGGCCAGCAGGATGCCGTCGGTCATCAGCTTGACCCAGGCGCCCGGTTGCAGGGTGTCGTTGAAGCGGACCTTGTAACCCACGTGCTCGCCCAGGGGCGTACCCAGTTCGTGGGCGATGCGCTTGGCGGTGCTGGAAGCCGCGATACGGCGCGGCTGCGTGTGGCCGATCATGCCTTTCTCACCGCGCCCCAGTTCCAGGCAGATCTTCGGCAGCTGGGTCGTTTTACCGGAACCGGTTTCGCCGGACACGATGATGACCTGGTGCTTCGTCAGCGCTTCGGCGATCTCCCGGCGGCGGCCGGAAACCGGCAGGTCTTCGGGGAAGACGATCGGCGGGAGCGGCGTGCGCACAGGCGGCTTGCGTCCGGTTTGCTGCTCCTTGCGCTGCGGCTGCTCCTTGCGTCCTTCGTCGCGCGGACGGCGCTGCTCGCGGTCGCCGGACTTGCGCTCCTGCGCACCTTCGCCACCCTGGGGCGCGGCCGCCGGCGCACGCACGCGCGCCTCCGCGAGCGCGCTCGCGAGCGCCCCCTCGCGCGCGGGCGCGCGCGGCTTGCCCTGCCCCGCATCCTTGCGTGGCTGGTTGGAATTGCGGTCGGGGGAAGCTGCGCGCGCCGGGCCCGGCGAAGGCTTGTTACTCTGTTCTGACATTGATTTTTACAAGGTATTTGGTGCGCAAGTCGCGCAGCCAATTATAATGCGGCAAATGGAAAACCCTACCCAATTCGTCCAGTGGCTGCGCTCGGTCGCGCCGTATATTCATGCTTTCGGCGGCAAGACTTTCGTCGTCGCCTTCCCCGGTGAACTCGTCGCCGCCGGCGCCCTGCCGGTACTGGCCCAGGACCTGTCCCTGCTGGTCGGCCTCGGCATCCGCGTCGTGCTGGTGCACGGCTCGCGTCCCCAGGTCGCCGAGCAGCTCGATCTGCGGAACGTCGAGGGCCGCTTCCACAACGGCGTACGCATCACCGACACCGCCGCCATGGAATGCGCGAAGGAAGCTGCCGGCGAGCTGCGCCTGGACATCGAAGCGGCTTTCAGCCAGGGTTTGCCGAACACGCCGATGTCGAATGCCCATATCAGCATCGTCTCGGGTAACTTCGTGACCGCGCGTCCGCTCGGCGTGATCGACGGCGTCGACTTCGAGCTGACCGGCGTCACGCGCAAGATCGCGGCCGAGAAGATCCACCCGATCCTGCAGACCGAAGACAACATCGTGCTGCTCTCCCCGCTCGGCTTCTCGCCGACCGGCGAAGTGTTCAACCTGACCATGGAAGACGTGGCTTCGGCGGCCGCGATCGCCCTGCATGCCGAAAAGCTCATCTTCATCACCGAAACCCCGATGATGACGGATGCCGCCGGCGCCGAGATCCGCGAACTGTCCTCGCACCAGGCCGAAGCCGTGCTGCAGGCGGGCTTCCTGCCGTCCGACGCGTCGTTCTACCTGCAGCATGCGATCAAGGCCTGCCACAGCGGCGTCGACCGGTCCCACATCGTGCCTTTCCAGCTGGACGGCTCGGCCCTGCTCGAGCTGTTCACCCACGATGGCGTGGGCACCATGATCAGCCACGAAAACCTGGAGAGCCTGCGACAGGCCACAATTGAGGACGTCGGCGGAATTATCAAGCTCATCGAGCCGCTGGAAGCCGACGGCACCCTGGTCAAGCGTCCGCGCGAGCTGATCGAACGCGAGATCGACCATTTCTCGGTGATCGAGCACGACGGCGTGATCTTCGGCTGCGCGGCCCTCTACCCCTTCCCGGGCGAGAAGATGGGCGAGATGGCCTGCCTGACCGTGAGTCCGGACGCCCAGACCCAGGGCGACGGCGAGCGCATCCTGAAGAACATCGAAAATCGCGCCAAGGCCGCCGGCCTGACCAAGCTGTTCGTGCTGACCACCCGCACCGCGCACTGGTTCAAGAAGCGCGGCTTCGTGCCGGCCACCGTGGACGACCTGCCGAAGGACCGCGCCCACATGTATAACTGGCAGCGCCGGTCGCAGATTTTCATCAAGACCTTGTAAGGGATACGAGAACCGTAGCGAGCGGAAGCCGTGTTGGCCGAGAAGCGCAGCTGTACGCGAGTACGGCGAGCATCACAAGCCAACAATGCAACGCGCAGCAGGTTCCCGGTCCCTTATAATCTAGGTTTTCCCGAATCGAACCAGGAGCAAGAACATGGCGCGCACCGTCCACTGCATCAAATTGAACAAGGAAGCCGAAGGCCTGGACTTCCCGCCCTACCCCGGCGAACTGGGCAAGCGGATCTACGAAAGCGTGTCGAAGGAAGCGTGGCAGGGCTGGCTCAAGCACCAGACCATGCTGATCAACGAAAACCGCCTGAACATGGCGGACGCACGCGCCCGCAAATACCTGGCGACCCAGATGGAACGCCATTTCTTCGGTGAAGGCGCCGACGAGGCGGCCGGTTACGTGCCGCCGACGGCCTGATTCGTCTGCATTCCTTCCGGGCGGCGCGTTCTGCGCCGCCTACTGCCTTCCGGCATTCCTCGTTTTCTCTATTTTCCCCGCAATATTTCCTTTAAAAACATTGTGTGACGCAATTCTTTTGTGCACTGCACATTGCGTAAGTCATCCTTTGCCACCGATCTATCGTGCGCTTCAGATTGCCCGGAACCGAACGGGAGCGCCGAGCGTCTGTCTGTTTCAGCTTTTTACCGCGAAAGGCAGAAATGGCAGATCCATTGCGACGTTTAAAAGATCCCGTAATCAATGAGGACGGCAGCCTCCATGTACGCACGGTACTGACGCCGACCAGTTTGAAGACGCGGGGCCTGGTGTACAAAGGTTCTAACAAAGTTGTTCCTGTCATATTTATTCCGGGAACCATGGGAACCAATCTACGCGTCAGGCGACATGTACCCTTGCCGGCGGGCTATCCGTTAAAGCCCGGAGAACCGGCATGGCGGCCGCCGAACAGCGATGCCGCGTGCTGGTCTTATGCTGCCGATTGGAAGAAGCGCAGCCCGAAAGAGCGGCAGCTCATTCTTCATCCCGACTATGTCGAAGTCGACGATACCGGCGACCTGGATATCGCTTCATGTTATCTGGAACGCAGTGTCATGCGGGAACGTGGCTGGGGTGAAATATTCAATGGCTCCTATGGCAGCTTATTGTTCGAGCTGCAAAGCCATCTGGAAATGACATTCCATACGGACATGCTCAACAAGCGGCAAATCCGTCCTCATTGGAAAGAAGTCATGCAGGCAATGCAGAGCGATCCCTTGAAGCGCTGGGGCGTGCGCGCCGTAAGGCCATTGACGGAAAGCGAACTGGAAAGATACGCCGAATACCAGTATCCGATTTATGCCTGCGGCTATAACTGGCTGCAGTCCTGCGGCGAATCGGCCAGGCGCCTGGAACGGCGTATCGACGACATCATCCAATGGTGGAAGACGCGCAGGCATGAATGCGAGAAGGTCATCCTCGTCACCCATTCGATGGGAGGTTTGGTCGCGCGCGCCTGCGCCAAGCGCATTCCCGACAAGATTGCCGGCGTCATCCACGGCGTCATGCCGGCGCTCGGCACACCGCTGGCCTACCGCCGCCTGGCATGTGGTACGGAATGCGATAACCCTGCGAATGACGGCTACGAGAATCTCAAGGCAGGCAAATTCGCCGACATCGCCGGCAGGCGTCCCGAGGATACGACCCCGGTCCTGTCGGCAGCGCCCGGCGCGCTGGAGCTGCTGCCGAACCAGCTCCATCCCCGGCCCTGGCTGCATGTCAGCGTCATCACCGGCCCCGCTGCAGGTCAACGGCAGGGAACGGCCAACGACTGCCTGCATTTGCCGAACGAATCCGAGCCGAATCCTTACGATCTGTACCGCGACATGCATTCCTGGTACCGGCTGGTCAATCCCGACCTGGCCGATCCCGCCGGCTTGTATGAAACAAAAAAAGGGGGCGCGATAAAGAAAATCAGGAGCGCCATCGATACCGCCGAGGCATTTCACGCCTGGCTGGCGGATTATTATCATCCGGCCACATTTGCCTATTACGGCGCCGACAGGACGCATCCAGCTTATGGCCGGATTCGCTGGGTGGCGCAGCAATCGGCGCATGGCGCGATGGTTCCGGTAACCCCCTCGAACATACTGCACGCCAGGTATCTTGCCCATGAACCGAATGGCGCACGAAAACTCAGGATCGAGGGCAAGGCAGATCTTACATTTTCTGTTGAGCCACAAGAGTCCGCCGGCGACGACACAGTATCGTTTCAATCCGGCGCGGGCCCGGCCGGCAAAATAAAGCAGTTATTTGCCACCCGCGGCTACCGTCACCAGGAAAGCTATAAACACCATGACACCATCCTGTTGACTTGCTATTGCATCGTCAAAGTTGTCCAGGAACTGGGACAACATGGATAAGGAAAGCAAAAAGCCTAATCCGGTGATTGGTGTCCTGGTGGCACTTTATGGGCTTTTTCTTTTGTATGGCATAGGGAGTTCGATGATGGATCGCTACACGGTGGCACAACTGACACAACACATGAAGACAGCCTGTGTTGGCAGATTTCTCATCGATCTGCCCGCATCCATGGAGCATTCGTATGGCCAGGCCTTCGTCAACGGGCTCTGGATTTCCGGACAAGAAGAAACGAGGCAGGAATTCGAAGCCCGTGTATTGGCAAGGCAGGCGGAAATCGATGCCGAACCGAACGAGCTCGGCAAACGGAATATGGAGAAGATCGAGGAGTATGAAAATAACGGTTTTACAGGGAAGATCTTCATATTCGGCCGCCAGGCAACGAAAGGAACGGAGCACGGCAAACCGGTCGTCTGGGTCGACGTGAAGCTGGAAGCCTACGTTCATTCCCATGGCAGGAGTTTCAACTTCAGGACGGACGGCTATGATGTCGACCGGACAGGCAACCTGCGGCGCCTGATGGACAAGCTCAGGCTGGTTCCAGCAAAAGAGATTCCCACGGCCGCCGGCTTCTGCTTCGGCCTCGGCATGTTCGTCGACCCCTTGCCGGCCGACTTCAGCGAAGGGGTGGTGCTGTTCGCCGGCTTCCCCGACCATCCCGACCTTGCGATGGCGTTCAATATGCGCGCCGGGACCGAGCCCGACAAGGAAGGACGCCTTGAGCGGGATACGGCCGTCGATGCGGCCATGCCCGCATGGCAGCGGGCGCTCATGAACAAACTGAGAAAAGGCAGGCGGGCCATCAACGGCATCGATGGCGAAGAAGTCGCGGAAAAATGGACCGAACTGAATTTCGTCCACACCTTCGCTTTCAACTGGGAAGTGAGCGGCACAAGAGACGATGTCTTCCTTCCCTTCATGCATCTGGAAATGTCGACCGGCCACCCCGTCAATGCCGGAGCGCGTCCCGGCATCGGCTTCCTTGGCGAGGATGCGCTGATCGAGTTATGGGACAGGATCTCGTCCAGCATCCGGGTCCGCCCCACCAGCGCCACGCTGCCGGCCAGGCTTGACGCGCCGCCACCTCCCGACCTCGGCGACACCACCTCGGCAGGCGATGTCTGTCCTGAAACCGGCTGGTGGCAATGCCAGGATGGCGGATACGACGCCAGTGTGGCGGGAGGCCGGCGCCAGTTCCTGAAGAGGGGCCAGCGCATGCCGCAGGCCCTGCTGCTGCATCCGCAAACGCTGTGGGAAAAGCTGCGCGGCGTACAGTCCAGCTACCGGCTCGCCAACCCGACCGTCTGGACACTCGTCGACCGCCGCAGCGAAGCGCGAACGACGGCCTCCTGAATACTTGGGGGTGTCAGGGCCGGCGGGCAGCCAGCACCGCCATCACGTCCTGTA
This window of the Massilia sp. WG5 genome carries:
- the argA gene encoding amino-acid N-acetyltransferase; this translates as MRQMENPTQFVQWLRSVAPYIHAFGGKTFVVAFPGELVAAGALPVLAQDLSLLVGLGIRVVLVHGSRPQVAEQLDLRNVEGRFHNGVRITDTAAMECAKEAAGELRLDIEAAFSQGLPNTPMSNAHISIVSGNFVTARPLGVIDGVDFELTGVTRKIAAEKIHPILQTEDNIVLLSPLGFSPTGEVFNLTMEDVASAAAIALHAEKLIFITETPMMTDAAGAEIRELSSHQAEAVLQAGFLPSDASFYLQHAIKACHSGVDRSHIVPFQLDGSALLELFTHDGVGTMISHENLESLRQATIEDVGGIIKLIEPLEADGTLVKRPRELIEREIDHFSVIEHDGVIFGCAALYPFPGEKMGEMACLTVSPDAQTQGDGERILKNIENRAKAAGLTKLFVLTTRTAHWFKKRGFVPATVDDLPKDRAHMYNWQRRSQIFIKTL
- a CDS encoding oxidative damage protection protein, encoding MARTVHCIKLNKEAEGLDFPPYPGELGKRIYESVSKEAWQGWLKHQTMLINENRLNMADARARKYLATQMERHFFGEGADEAAGYVPPTA
- a CDS encoding triacylglycerol lipase codes for the protein MADPLRRLKDPVINEDGSLHVRTVLTPTSLKTRGLVYKGSNKVVPVIFIPGTMGTNLRVRRHVPLPAGYPLKPGEPAWRPPNSDAACWSYAADWKKRSPKERQLILHPDYVEVDDTGDLDIASCYLERSVMRERGWGEIFNGSYGSLLFELQSHLEMTFHTDMLNKRQIRPHWKEVMQAMQSDPLKRWGVRAVRPLTESELERYAEYQYPIYACGYNWLQSCGESARRLERRIDDIIQWWKTRRHECEKVILVTHSMGGLVARACAKRIPDKIAGVIHGVMPALGTPLAYRRLACGTECDNPANDGYENLKAGKFADIAGRRPEDTTPVLSAAPGALELLPNQLHPRPWLHVSVITGPAAGQRQGTANDCLHLPNESEPNPYDLYRDMHSWYRLVNPDLADPAGLYETKKGGAIKKIRSAIDTAEAFHAWLADYYHPATFAYYGADRTHPAYGRIRWVAQQSAHGAMVPVTPSNILHARYLAHEPNGARKLRIEGKADLTFSVEPQESAGDDTVSFQSGAGPAGKIKQLFATRGYRHQESYKHHDTILLTCYCIVKVVQELGQHG
- a CDS encoding T6SS immunity protein Tli4 family protein, which encodes MDKESKKPNPVIGVLVALYGLFLLYGIGSSMMDRYTVAQLTQHMKTACVGRFLIDLPASMEHSYGQAFVNGLWISGQEETRQEFEARVLARQAEIDAEPNELGKRNMEKIEEYENNGFTGKIFIFGRQATKGTEHGKPVVWVDVKLEAYVHSHGRSFNFRTDGYDVDRTGNLRRLMDKLRLVPAKEIPTAAGFCFGLGMFVDPLPADFSEGVVLFAGFPDHPDLAMAFNMRAGTEPDKEGRLERDTAVDAAMPAWQRALMNKLRKGRRAINGIDGEEVAEKWTELNFVHTFAFNWEVSGTRDDVFLPFMHLEMSTGHPVNAGARPGIGFLGEDALIELWDRISSSIRVRPTSATLPARLDAPPPPDLGDTTSAGDVCPETGWWQCQDGGYDASVAGGRRQFLKRGQRMPQALLLHPQTLWEKLRGVQSSYRLANPTVWTLVDRRSEARTTAS